From a single Anaerolineales bacterium genomic region:
- a CDS encoding ROK family transcriptional regulator, with translation MISRNTTDQTYVREKNLSLVLRLINTQSPISRAQLAVITGLNKSTISSLVDELLERNLVLETGSNTGGTGRPATLLEMNPHAGSIIGVELGVDFVSVAVTDLLGSILWRRREDADPTEDQEKMINQTLRIVKEAMSVGKKKNHHFLGLGLATPGTVDVNEGVLIFAPNLHWRDVSFGRIFSEQTKLKVFVENDANAAAIAENLFGTARHCQDFLFVFAGVGIGGGLFLNGKLYRGRNGYAGEIGHSPITAEPSQTVCHCGNRGCWETYANQYSIIQRVQARLEVKRSSIIPKLMAEQNAALSIPLIKQAADAGDQEAIESFEEAGHAMGQGFAGLINIFNPEKIILGGPLSIAGEYLLPAIKETVSRHAMPELIQQVDVVLSPFGPDASLIGAIAIVADDVLSRPPGTRPKH, from the coding sequence ATGATATCCAGAAATACGACTGACCAAACTTATGTCCGCGAGAAAAACCTCTCGCTGGTCCTGCGGTTGATAAACACCCAATCACCGATATCCCGCGCACAATTGGCGGTTATTACCGGGTTGAACAAGTCCACCATTTCCAGTTTGGTGGATGAACTGCTGGAGCGCAATCTTGTATTGGAGACCGGCAGCAACACCGGCGGGACCGGACGCCCGGCAACACTGCTGGAAATGAATCCGCATGCGGGTTCCATCATTGGCGTGGAACTCGGCGTGGATTTTGTGTCTGTAGCGGTGACAGATCTCCTTGGCAGCATTCTTTGGCGCAGGCGTGAGGATGCCGACCCAACCGAAGATCAGGAAAAGATGATCAACCAAACATTGCGCATTGTAAAAGAGGCGATGTCGGTTGGTAAAAAGAAGAATCATCATTTTCTGGGGCTCGGTCTTGCCACGCCCGGAACTGTGGATGTGAACGAAGGGGTCTTGATCTTCGCCCCGAACTTGCACTGGCGGGACGTGTCGTTCGGAAGGATCTTTTCAGAACAGACAAAATTAAAGGTCTTCGTTGAGAACGATGCAAATGCCGCGGCAATTGCAGAGAATCTCTTTGGAACCGCGCGGCACTGCCAGGATTTCCTGTTCGTTTTTGCAGGCGTCGGCATCGGCGGAGGCTTGTTCCTCAACGGGAAGTTGTATCGCGGCAGGAACGGGTACGCCGGGGAGATCGGTCACTCCCCCATTACAGCCGAGCCGTCACAGACGGTCTGTCATTGCGGCAACCGCGGATGTTGGGAAACGTACGCAAACCAATACTCGATCATCCAGCGTGTGCAAGCACGGTTGGAAGTGAAACGCTCCAGCATTATCCCGAAATTAATGGCGGAGCAAAACGCCGCGCTAAGCATCCCGCTCATCAAACAGGCGGCGGACGCAGGCGACCAGGAAGCCATTGAATCGTTCGAGGAGGCGGGTCATGCCATGGGACAGGGGTTTGCCGGTTTGATCAACATCTTCAACCCTGAAAAGATCATCCTTGGCGGACCGCTGAGTATCGCGGGCGAGTATCTGCTTCCAGCCATCAAAGAGACGGTTTCGCGCCACGCCATGCCTGAGCTTATCCAGCAGGTGGATGTAGTCCTCTCTCCCTTTGGACCTGACGCAAGCCTGATCGGCGCGATCGCCATTGTTGCGGATGATGTACTCTCGCGCCCACCGGGCACACGACCGAAACATTGA
- the eno gene encoding phosphopyruvate hydratase, with amino-acid sequence MDTTIESISALEILDSRGNPTVEVEVVLMDGSWGRAAVPSGASTGEHEALEMRDGDKKRYLGKGVSQAVANVNGVIADALFGWDAAEQKAIDAELLSLDGTPNKAKLGANAILGVSLAAAKAAANSFGMPLYRYLGGVYAHVLPVPMMNIMNGGAHTGWQSTDMQEFMVMPFGAPSFAEGLRWGTEIYHALKSVLKEKGYGALVGDEGGYAPALKANNEAIELILSAIEKAGFKVGRGEQVAIALDPAASELYDEKTKKYNLRKEGKELTGAQMVEFWAKWVKDYPIVSIEDGLAQDDWDSWKLMTKELGDKIQIVGDDLLVTNPERVRKGIVEQAANALLVKVNQIGSLTETIEAVDLCHRAGWSAVTSHRSGETEDATIADLAVALNTGQIKTGAPARSDRVAKYNQLLRIEAELGGDARYAGWDALKIK; translated from the coding sequence ATGGACACAACGATCGAAAGCATCTCCGCGCTGGAAATTCTGGATTCGCGCGGCAACCCCACCGTGGAAGTGGAAGTCGTTCTGATGGATGGTTCGTGGGGGCGCGCCGCAGTCCCGTCGGGCGCATCCACGGGCGAGCATGAAGCGCTGGAAATGCGCGACGGCGATAAGAAGCGCTACCTCGGCAAGGGGGTCTCGCAGGCTGTAGCGAACGTAAATGGCGTGATCGCAGACGCGCTTTTTGGCTGGGACGCCGCTGAGCAAAAGGCAATCGATGCCGAACTGTTATCGCTGGATGGCACGCCGAACAAAGCCAAACTTGGAGCGAACGCGATTCTTGGCGTGAGTTTGGCTGCTGCAAAAGCCGCGGCAAATTCCTTCGGGATGCCGCTTTATCGCTACCTCGGCGGAGTGTATGCACATGTCCTGCCCGTGCCGATGATGAACATCATGAACGGCGGCGCGCATACCGGCTGGCAAAGCACCGACATGCAGGAATTCATGGTCATGCCGTTTGGCGCGCCGTCCTTTGCAGAAGGTCTGCGCTGGGGCACGGAGATCTACCATGCTCTCAAGTCTGTGCTGAAGGAAAAGGGCTACGGCGCGCTTGTCGGCGATGAGGGCGGCTATGCCCCCGCACTCAAAGCGAACAACGAAGCCATCGAGTTGATCCTCTCCGCGATCGAAAAGGCAGGTTTCAAGGTCGGACGCGGCGAGCAGGTTGCGATTGCGCTCGATCCCGCCGCATCCGAACTGTACGATGAAAAGACGAAAAAGTACAACCTTCGCAAGGAAGGCAAAGAATTGACCGGCGCACAGATGGTGGAGTTCTGGGCAAAGTGGGTCAAGGATTATCCCATCGTCTCCATTGAGGATGGGCTGGCGCAGGACGATTGGGACTCTTGGAAATTGATGACGAAGGAACTCGGCGATAAGATCCAGATCGTCGGCGACGACCTGCTGGTGACAAATCCCGAGCGCGTCCGCAAGGGAATTGTGGAACAGGCGGCAAACGCCCTGCTGGTAAAGGTCAACCAGATCGGCTCGTTGACCGAAACCATCGAAGCTGTGGATCTCTGCCACCGCGCAGGATGGAGTGCCGTCACTTCACATCGTTCCGGTGAGACGGAAGACGCAACCATTGCCGACCTCGCTGTCGCCCTCAACACCGGTCAGATCAAGACCGGCGCCCCCGCCCGCTCAGACCGCGTTGCAAAATACAATCAACTTCTGCGCATCGAAGCAGAACTGGGCGGCGATGCCAGGTATGCGGGCTGGGATGCGTTGAAAATAAAGTAA
- a CDS encoding MFS transporter, which produces MTKQPLKTTTLLITAGCFLSFFVFGFTDNLKGPTLPAMIDEMGISYGTGGNIFFGIYLGFLITTLVTGILADRFGLKLVLMLAGGLLILGVGGYSVSQTAFLLGASLFVVGLGLGAIELGANAAIVQAHPRNKGMYLNLMAVLHGLGAMLAPLFAGWLLNLNVSWRVIYRWDILLIVTFVLIFSFIRFPKVQEQNSLDFRQIPKLAFKGYLPWFYAALMFYVAAEVGIGSWLVTFLQDVRGENVTTSTGALSLFFGLLMLGRLIGSFFVQKLGYLRSIVTASIASLICIIIGTFTNLSIFLPITGFFFSIIFPTFTATVSEIQTENTNTVLGMLFTFAGMGGLLGPWVIAWASDLLGLQIGFAGGVIFTILLVISAFILMKGTNDGQPA; this is translated from the coding sequence ATGACGAAACAACCGCTCAAAACCACCACCCTCCTCATCACGGCAGGATGCTTCCTGTCATTCTTCGTGTTCGGTTTCACAGATAACCTCAAAGGTCCCACCCTGCCTGCCATGATCGACGAGATGGGCATCAGCTACGGCACAGGCGGAAACATCTTTTTCGGGATTTACCTCGGTTTTTTGATCACCACGCTGGTCACAGGCATCCTGGCAGACCGCTTCGGGCTGAAACTTGTCCTGATGCTGGCAGGCGGACTGCTCATTCTGGGCGTGGGCGGATACAGCGTCTCCCAGACCGCCTTCCTGCTTGGTGCATCGCTGTTCGTTGTCGGGCTGGGACTGGGAGCCATCGAACTCGGCGCAAACGCCGCCATCGTGCAGGCGCATCCGCGAAACAAAGGGATGTACCTCAACTTGATGGCGGTCCTGCACGGTCTCGGCGCGATGCTTGCCCCGCTGTTTGCCGGTTGGCTGCTCAACCTCAACGTTTCCTGGCGCGTCATCTACCGCTGGGACATCCTGCTCATCGTCACATTCGTTCTGATCTTCTCTTTCATCCGCTTCCCGAAAGTGCAGGAACAAAACAGCCTTGATTTTCGGCAGATCCCAAAACTCGCCTTCAAAGGCTACCTGCCGTGGTTCTATGCCGCGCTCATGTTCTATGTCGCCGCGGAAGTTGGGATCGGCTCATGGCTGGTCACGTTCCTTCAGGACGTGCGCGGCGAAAACGTTACGACCAGCACAGGCGCTCTTTCATTATTTTTCGGATTGCTCATGCTGGGTCGCCTGATCGGCAGTTTCTTCGTCCAAAAGCTCGGCTACCTGCGTTCGATCGTCACCGCCTCCATTGCCAGCCTCATCTGTATCATTATCGGGACGTTCACAAACCTGTCCATTTTTCTTCCGATCACGGGCTTTTTCTTCTCGATCATTTTCCCAACCTTCACTGCCACGGTCTCCGAGATCCAAACTGAAAACACGAACACCGTGCTCGGCATGCTTTTCACTTTCGCAGGCATGGGCGGACTGCTTGGTCCCTGGGTAATTGCATGGGCAAGCGACCTGCTCGGATTACAGATAGGTTTTGCAGGCGGCGTGATCTTCACGATCCTGCTCGTCATCTCCGCATTCATTTTGATGAAAGGAACAAACGATGGACAACCAGCTTAA